One window of the Lytechinus variegatus isolate NC3 chromosome 3, Lvar_3.0, whole genome shotgun sequence genome contains the following:
- the LOC121410092 gene encoding probable imidazolonepropionase isoform X2: MDSLKLLVMNARQVVQVCNGGETCLTGDNMKSLAIIQQNDTDGVDIVVGRDGNIIAIDHSSVIQSQYGACEFDEVLDATNMCVIPGLIDGHTHPVWAGDRVHEFAMKLAGASYMDVHKAGGGIHFTVNHTRNASDDDLYNLLKERLQSMLRCGTTTVECKSGYGLDADTEIKMLRVLEQAKRDIPIEISSTYCGAHAVPKGMTVQEATQDIINVQIPRIQELMNKGDLQVENIDVFCDKGLFEVEETKSILEAGMKAGMAINIHGDELHYVKAAELAASLGARAVSHLEEVSDAGIKSMAEAGSVAVLLPTTAYILRLKPPPARKMISEGVPVALGSDFNPNAYCLSMPLTMHMACVTFRMSLEEVLVAATINAAKSIGRSATHGSLEPGKVADMLIINAPRWEHLIYQMGRHQELLKTVIKKGEIVHFSLI, encoded by the exons ATGGATAGTTTGAAGTTACTTGTGATGAATGCAAGACAAGTGGTTCAGGTTTGTAATGGTGGTGAGACATGCCTTACTGGAGATAACATGAAAAGCCTGGCCATAATACAACAGAATGACACAGATGGTGTTGACATCGTAGTTGGAAG AGATGGGAATATCATAGCGATTGATCACAGCAGTGTTATCCAGAGTCAATATGGAGCATGTGAATTTGATGAGGTTCTTGATGCTACTAATATGTGTGTAATTCCAG GTTTGATTGATGGTCATACCCATCCTGTGTGGGCTGGAGATAGAGTCCATGAATTTGCAATGAAG CTAGCTGGTGCTTCATACATGGATGTTCATAAGGCAGGTGGTGGTATACATTTCACAGTTAACCACACACGGAATGCAAGTGATGATGATCTATATAACCTTCTCAAGGAGAGATTACAAAGCATGTTAAGATGTGGGACTACTACTGTAGAGTGTAAGAGTGGTTATGGATTGGATGCAGATACTGAAATTAAGATGTTGAGAGTATTAGAACAAGCCAAGAGAGATATCCCTATTGAGATATCAAGCACCTACTGTGGAGCACATGCTGTTCCAAA AGGAATGACAGTACAGGAGGCTACTCAGGATATTATTAATGTACAGATACCAAGAATACAGGAGCTGATGAATAAAGGAGATCTGCAAGTAGAGAACATTGATGTCTTTTGTGATAAAGGTCTCTTTGAAGTTGAAGAGACTAAGAGTATCCTTGAGGCTGGTATGAAGGCAGGAATGGCAATCAATATCCATGGTGATGAGCTACACTATGTCAAGGCTGCTGAG CTAGCAGCTAGTCTTGGTGCCCGAGCAGTCTCTCATCTAGAAGAAGTTTCTGATGCTGGTATTAAATCCATGGCTGAGGCAGGTTCTGTAGCTGTACTACTACCAACCACTGCATACATCCTGAGGCTCAAGCCTCCTCCAGCAAGGAAAATGATCAGTGAAGGTGTACCTGTAGCGCTAGGCTCAGATTTTAACCCAAATGCTTACTGCCTCTCAATG CCTTTGACCATGCACATGGCCTGTGTGACATTCCGTATGTCACTAGAAGAGGTTTTGGTGGCTGCTACAATCAATGCAGCAAAGTCTATAGGAAGGTCAGCAACACATGGGTCACTGGAACCTGGAAAAGTGGCTGACATGCTTATAATCAATGCCCCAAG ATGGGAACACTTAATCTATCAAATGGGACGTCATCAAGAGCTGTTGAAGACAGTGATTAAGAAAGGAGAAATTGTGCATTTCAGTTTGATCTAG